The Euphorbia lathyris chromosome 8, ddEupLath1.1, whole genome shotgun sequence genome has a window encoding:
- the LOC136203800 gene encoding small ribosomal subunit protein uS4y translates to MVHVSFYRNYGKTFKKPRRPYEKERLDAELKLVGEYGLRCKRELWRVQYALSRIRNAARMLLTLDEKNPRRIFEGEALLRRMNRYGLLDESQNKLDYVLALTVENFLERRLQTLVFKSGMAKSIHHARVLIRQKHIRVGRQVVNIPSFMVRVDSQKHIDFSLTSTFGGGRPGRVKRRNQRAASKKGAGGDGDEEDEE, encoded by the exons ATGGTGCACGTCTCGTTCTACCGCAACTATGGGAAAACCTTTAAGAAACCAAGACGACCCTATGAGAAGGAGCGTTTGGATGCTGAGCTAAAGCTGGTTGGAGAATATGGACTCCGTTGTAAGAGAGAGCTTTGGAGGGTTCAGTATGCATTGAGTCGCATTCGTAACGCAGCAAGAATGCTTCTCACCCTTGATGAGAAAAACCCACGACGAATCTTTGAGGGTGAAGCTCTTCTTAGAAGGATGAATAGGTATGGACTTTTGGATGAAAGCCAAAACAAGCTTGATTATGTGTTGGCCCTAACTGTGGAGAACTTTCTTGAGCGCCGTCTTCAAACTCTTGTGTTCAAGTCTGGTATGGCTAAGTCGATTCACCATGCCCGGGTGCTTATTAGGCAAAAGCACATT AGGGTTGGGAGACAGGTTGTGAACATCCCTTCATTCATGGTGAGGGTCGACTCCCAAAAGCACATCGATTTTTCACTTACAAGTACGTTCGGAGGGGGACGCCCTGGTAGAGTGAAGAGAAGGAACCAAAGGGCTGCTAGCAAGAAGGGTGCTGGtggtgatggagatgaagagGATGAAGAGTGA